In the Pungitius pungitius chromosome 5, fPunPun2.1, whole genome shotgun sequence genome, one interval contains:
- the LOC134129030 gene encoding kelch-like protein diablo has translation MTIQGGTPPRGPGVSAPLSQRRQLSRLPPKDVFNNKMFMVGGWTRDDPSCPLEQFRPECNEWRAAARMVIRRGKVAVAALGGQIYAVGGADHVRCYSSVERYNPDTDSWSTDVAPLSSPRSGVSAVAMDGYLYAIGGHDGVAAVSAVERYDPRMNTWSKQRPMLSRRSGAAAAVLGGHLYVMGGSDGEVALDSGEETQRPGAKTYNPDTDSWSTDVAPLSSPRSGVSAVAMDGYLYAIGGHDGVAAVSTVER, from the exons ATGACGATCCAAGGAGggacccccccccgcggccccgGCGTGTCAGCCCCGCTCTCCCAACGCCGACAGCTCAGCAGACTTCCCCCGAAAGACGTCTTCAACAACAAGATGTTTATGG TCGGGGGATGGACCCGAGATGACCCGTCCTGTCCGCTGGAACAGTTCAGGCCCGAGTGCAACGAGTGGAGAGCCGCAGCGCGCATGGTCATCCGCCGCGGCAAAGTGGCCGTGGCTGCTCTGGGCGGCCAGATCTACGCAGTGGGCGGGGCGGACCACGTCAGGTGTTACAGCAGCGTGGAGAG GTACAACCCCGACACGGACAGCTGGAGCACAGACGTGGCGCCCTTGAGCAGCCCCCGCAGCGGCGTGAGTGCGGTGGCGATGGACGGGTACCTGTACGCCATCGGGGGCCACGACGGCGTTGCTGCCGTGAGCGCCGTGGAGAG gTATGACCCACGGATGAACACGTGGAGCAAGCAGAGGCCGATGCTGAGCCGACGCAGCGGAGCGGCGGCCGCCGTGCTGGGAGGTCACCTGTACGTGATGGGAGGGAGCGATGGCGAGGTGGCTCTGGACTCCGGTGAGGAGACACAACGTCCCGGAGCTAAGAC GTACAACCCCGACACGGACAGCTGGAGCACAGACGTGGCGCCCTTGAGCAGCCCCCGCAGCGGCGTGAGTGCGGTGGCGATGGACGGGTACCTGTACGCCATCGGGGGCCACGACGGCGTTGCTGCCGTGAGCACCGTGGAGAGGTAA
- the LOC119224469 gene encoding kelch-like protein diablo: protein MGGSDGEVALDSVERYSPVDGAWSMCAHMLSAREDAGCAAYLGRIYVAGGRDELNLKLCRAERLDPDTQRWTPVRRMRSKRDDTSLVVFNGALMAVGGSDGVTSLKTVEAYCHETNEWRHFGSMKSKHPGGRWPCCAETTLVLCEEERKGPNEPTHTHTHSPAPRAHGDVV from the exons ATGGGAGGGAGCGACGGCGAGGTGGCTCTGGACTCCG tggaGCGATACAGCCCCGTAGACGGCGCCTGGTCGATGTGCGCCCACATGCTGAGCGCCAGGGAGGACGCCGGCTGCGCCGCGTACCTGGGGCGCATCTACGTGGCCGGGGGCAGGGACGAGCTCAACCTGAAGCTCTGCCGAGCCGAGAGGTTGGACCCGGACACCCAGAGGTGGACCCCTGTCAGACGCATGAGGAGCAAGAGGGACGAC ACGTCCCTCGTGGTGTTCAACGGGGCCCTGATGGCTGTGGGAGGCTCGGACGGTGTCACCAGTCTCAAGACAGTAGAGGCGTACTGCCATGAAACCAACGAGTGGAG ACACTTTGGAAGCATGAAGAGCAAGCACCCGGGCGGAAGGTGGCCGTGCTGTGCTGAGACGACGCTCGTGTTgtgcgaggaggagaggaagggcccTAAcgagccaacacacacacacacacacagccccgcTCCCAGGGCACATGGTGATGTGGTTTGA